GGCGAGTTTCACGGCGTCGGCCTCGAAGCCCTTCCAGTAGCGTTCCACCTTCCAGGTGTCGTTCAGCATGTCGTTGATGGCCTTCACGTAGTAGGGGCCCCAGTTCAGCAGGGAACTGGTCAGGGCACATTCCGCGCCCCAGGAGGCCGCGTCCGTGCCGTAGCCCAGAGCGGGCACGCCTGCGGCACAGGCAGCAAGGGAGCTGTCCGGGGTGTCGGCCATCTGGCGGATCAGGTCATGCTTCCTGGCGACCAGGGTCTCGGCCAGCGTGGTTTCCTTGACCGGGTCGGCCCAGGAGTTCAGCCATGCGACCGTGTTCACGGTTTCGCCGTGCTTCACGCCGCTTTCCGCAAGGCCGCGAAGCTGGCCCAGAGTGAAGGCGTTCACGCCGCGCACGGGTTCCGGAATGGGATGGGTTCCCACGGTGCCCACGTTGGTGAAGCCCATCAGACCTGCCAGATAGCCGCAAATGTAGTCGGCCTGATAGATGCGGCCCATGTAGGTGCGCATGTTGGGCAGGGTCTTGTAGCCGGAGCAGTGCTCGAACTTGATGTTCGGGTAGTCCTTTGCCACGCGGTACATGGGATCCATGTGATCGAAGCAGGTGCCGAAAATGATGTCGCAGCCGTCCTCGGCAAATTCGCGGAACACGCGTTCGGCGTCAGGGCCGAGTACCCTTTTCCTTGTACACGATCTCGACCTTGTCGCCGAGTTTCTCCTTGAGGTACTGGATGGCATTGTAGTGCGCCGTGGTCCAGCCCCGGTCGTCGATGGTCCAGAGCAGGGCAAAGCCCGCCTTGATCTTCTTCTGGGCGAAGGCAGCAGCCGGGAGCCGCCAGCACCATGCACAGCATGGCCAGCAGGCACAGAGTCACCAAACGTTTCATTTTTCCTCTCCCGTTTTAGTGATGTATCATGGAATATGAGCCAAAAGAAAAAAGAGAAATTTGTCTCAATTCCATGGTGCGGTCAAGTCGTAAAACCGTATGGATTCCTGGTTGTTCGATTGTATATCTATTTGGAATAAATGTTTAAATGTTGAATATGGACACGTGCTCCCGCTTGTGGAGAAAATTTGGTCGGTATTTCTTGGCGGGCTTGCGTTCGGCGTTGCTGCAATCTCCGCGGTATTCCACGGCTGGCGCCTGTTTGCCATGGCGGTCCTGTGTCCGACGGCATGTCCGTTCAAAAAAATAACACTTGCCTGATAATGATTCGTGGTAATCGGTATGCACTCGGGATGTCCATCCGGCATGGTGGAAAATAACCCTTCCCGCCGGGAACGCATGCTGGTGGGGGAGGTATGGTGAATGGATCAAGACGGTGCAATCGCGGTCGTTGCGTGATGGGAATGCGCACAACCGTCTGTTCTTCGAGGTCGATGGAGGATGCATGAGCCGGAAGATATTGCTGGTGGATGATGACCGCAAACTGCTTGATTCCCTTGCCCTGACTCTCCGCAAATTCGAGGTGGAGACCGAGGCCGATCCGCATCAGGCTCTGGAGCGGCTGCGAAATGGGGATTACGCCGTGATTGTTTCGGACATGCTCATGCCGGGAATGAATGGGGTGGAACTGCTTGGTGCCGCCGTGCATGAGGCACCGACCACTGCCCGGGTCATGCTCACCGGGCATGGTGATCTGGATATCGCCATGTCCGCCATCAACAGGTGCCGGGTGTTCCGTTTCGTGACCAAACCCGTGAAAGTGGACGAGATGCGGGAAATCGTGATGCTGGCCCTTGAGGAGCATGAGCGGCTTTTGGGCGAGGAACAGGCAAAGGCTGCATGCAATCTGGATGCGTTGACGGAATTGCCGAATCGCAGCCTGTTCATGGACAGGCTGAAGCAGGCCGTAGCCGGGGCCATTCGCAACAAGGGCAAGGTTGGGGTGCTGTTTCTGGATTTTGATGGGTTCAAGCCCATCAACGACCAGTACGGGCATCAGGCCGGAGATCGGGTGCTTGTTGAAATTGGCTGTCGTTTGCAAGGTCGAATGCGTGGCAACGATACCGTGGCCCGCTACGGGGGAGACGAGTTCGTCATTATTCTGCCGGAGGTTTCGGGAAGGGCGGGGGCCGCGACAGTTGCCCGCGAGCTTCTCGAACTGGTCCTGCAACCTGTGGAGTGGAATGGAGGAACTCTCGCGGTGAGTGCAAGCATTGGCGTGGGGATTTTCCCTGATGATGGCCATACGATTCAAGCCGTACTGACGGTTGCGGATTCCGCCATGTATCGGGCCAAGCGAAACGGAGGCGGAGCCGTGGTTCTGGGAACGGAAGACTGACGGAACGATGGTTCCGACTGTTGACGTCTTGAAGGTGCGGGCAGGGATTGCATATCGCTGCCCGCAGTTGTTTGGATGGCAGATGTCTGTCTTCGAAAGCTTGGATTGGTAGGTGGGATAACTACTTGCCGATTTGCTGTCTGTACTTTCTCAAAAACAGTGGTAGGGTGGAACTGGTTTCTGTTGTTGGCGTTTTTTCCGATGTCCGTTTGTTCTGACATCTTATGCATGACCAATGATGATCCGGATCTGGTGGGATGCTGCATGAATCCGGAGGGTGGATGGCGTGTACCGATGCAGGCAATCGGAAACGGTTTCGATCGGGCATGCTGGGCCGGAAAGGAGAATCCATGCTGCTTTTTCGTCGAATGGTGCGGCTTGTACTGCTCGGGACTCTGGTTGGGCTGTTCTCGATTTCGGCGCACGCGAAATCCTTTCACATCTACATTGATGCGGATTTTTCCAGAGCCGCCGCTTCCGCTCTCGCCATTGAGCGCGGAATACGTACTGCTCTGGCTCAGGAGGGGAACAGGATGCTTGGCCAGCCTGTTCAGGTCATCCCCCTGAATCATCGAGGCAATTCGGCCCGAAGTCTGGCAAATCTGAAAAAGGTGCTTGCCGATCCTCGGGCCTTGGCCGTTTTTGCCGGGCTGCATTCGCCTCCCCTGCTGGCGCACAGGGATTTCATCAACAGGAACAGGATTCTGGTTCTTGATCCCTGGGCTGCCGCCGGGCCGATTACGCGTCCAGCCAGCGGGGAAAACTGGATATTCCGCCTGTCCGTGGACGATTCCAAGGCGGGCGAAGTCATGGTGAGCAGGGCGGTTGATCAACGGGAATTCAAACGTCCTGCCCTGCTTCTGGAGAACACGGGATGGGGAAAGGCCAATCGAGGGACCATGACCACCAGCCTTGAGAAGCGGGGACTCGAAGCCGCAA
Above is a window of Pseudodesulfovibrio tunisiensis DNA encoding:
- a CDS encoding BMP family ABC transporter substrate-binding protein — protein: MFREFAEDGCDIIFGTCFDHMDPMYRVAKDYPNIKFEHCSGYKTLPNMRTYMGRIYQADYICGYLAGLMGFTNVGTVGTHPIPEPVRGVNAFTLGQLRGLAESGVKHGETVNTVAWLNSWADPVKETTLAETLVARKHDLIRQMADTPDSSLAACAAGVPALGYGTDAASWGAECALTSSLLNWGPYYVKAINDMLNDTWKVERYWKGFEADAVKLADFNAKVPQDVRDKVMAAIQQLKDGKDDIFAGPLYDQNGNEVLPAGKKFDDGQLLSMQMLVKGVQGKLAK
- a CDS encoding diguanylate cyclase domain-containing protein codes for the protein MSRKILLVDDDRKLLDSLALTLRKFEVETEADPHQALERLRNGDYAVIVSDMLMPGMNGVELLGAAVHEAPTTARVMLTGHGDLDIAMSAINRCRVFRFVTKPVKVDEMREIVMLALEEHERLLGEEQAKAACNLDALTELPNRSLFMDRLKQAVAGAIRNKGKVGVLFLDFDGFKPINDQYGHQAGDRVLVEIGCRLQGRMRGNDTVARYGGDEFVIILPEVSGRAGAATVARELLELVLQPVEWNGGTLAVSASIGVGIFPDDGHTIQAVLTVADSAMYRAKRNGGGAVVLGTED